A genomic region of Bacteroidota bacterium contains the following coding sequences:
- a CDS encoding (Fe-S)-binding protein — protein sequence MEVDIFIPCFINQLYPETGFNMVKVLEKLGCKINYPQNQTCCGQPSYNGGYKDEAMKLANKFLNDFDSNRYIVSPSASCVGMVRHNYEEFFTNSSKINKYRNLQSRLFEFTEFLLKVLKVEDVGASFNKKITYHDSCSAIRGLGIKSGPRKLLSNVTDLQLIEMNESDTCCGFGGTFSIKMEPISSAMAEQKVANALETGAEYIVGTDTSCLMHIDGYAKKNNKNIKVMHIADVLAQGL from the coding sequence ATGGAAGTAGATATTTTTATACCTTGTTTTATAAATCAATTATATCCTGAAACGGGCTTTAATATGGTAAAAGTTTTGGAAAAACTTGGATGCAAAATAAATTATCCTCAAAATCAAACTTGTTGTGGTCAACCTTCTTATAATGGGGGCTACAAGGATGAGGCAATGAAACTTGCAAACAAATTTCTTAATGATTTTGACAGTAACAGATATATTGTTAGTCCTTCTGCTTCCTGTGTTGGTATGGTAAGGCATAATTATGAAGAGTTTTTTACTAATTCTTCAAAAATAAATAAATACAGAAATCTTCAAAGCAGATTGTTTGAATTTACTGAGTTTCTGTTAAAAGTACTTAAGGTTGAAGATGTAGGAGCAAGTTTTAATAAAAAAATAACTTATCATGATTCATGCAGTGCAATTCGTGGATTGGGTATAAAAAGCGGTCCTCGTAAATTATTGAGTAATGTTACTGACCTTCAATTGATTGAAATGAATGAAAGTGATACTTGCTGTGGCTTTGGTGGAACTTTTTCTATAAAAATGGAACCTATTTCAAGTGCAATGGCTGAGCAAAAAGTAGCAAATGCTCTTGAAACAGGTGCTGAATATATTGTTGGTACCGACACTTCTTGTTTAATGCATATTGATGGTTATGCAAAAAAGAATAATAAAAATATAAAGGTAATGCATATTGCCGATGTTCTTGCTCAAGGACTTTAG